In one Candidatus Atribacteria bacterium ADurb.Bin276 genomic region, the following are encoded:
- a CDS encoding Helix-turn-helix domain protein: protein MTSYTIREAAQAAGVSEGTVRRLIKIGRLSAEKEKGVYRISEEAVKNYLADKGKSEKKVEAPEVVKSKPQEDKMYQEMKDRIAALEAELKDCQSLIVKLTAKTLKESKPPDNRGAIKRMTEWFVGKKE, encoded by the coding sequence ATGACAAGTTATACCATACGCGAAGCCGCGCAAGCTGCTGGTGTGTCGGAAGGTACAGTGAGGCGTTTAATCAAGATTGGGAGACTGTCTGCTGAAAAAGAAAAAGGTGTATATCGAATTTCTGAAGAGGCTGTGAAAAATTACTTAGCCGATAAGGGAAAAAGTGAGAAGAAAGTTGAAGCCCCTGAAGTTGTAAAATCGAAACCGCAGGAAGATAAAATGTACCAGGAAATGAAGGACCGCATTGCAGCTTTAGAAGCTGAACTAAAAGACTGCCAAAGTTTAATTGTAAAATTAACCGCCAAAACCCTTAAAGAGAGTAAACCACCAGATAATCGAGGAGCGATTAAAAGAATGACTGAATGGTTTGTAGGGAAAAAAGAATAA